From the genome of Solanum pennellii chromosome 6, SPENNV200:
TTGATTTGAGTGAAAATCTCTTATATGGTATTGTCCCTGTGGAAATTGGAGGAGCAAAATCTCTCATGGAACTTAGTCTGGATAAAAATTCCTTGACTGGAGAAATTCCTAGTTCAATTGGCTATTGTTCTTCATTGGTGTCGTTGTAAGTTCTTGAATCTCTTTATGTTTCATTAATTTGCTGTCGCCTGTCGGACATTGCCTTTCTCTGCTTGAAGATTTTTAGAGGATACTATAGTGGTATCTGATGTTTATGTTCTCTATAGTTTTCAGGCCAGGAAATATTGTGTTAAGAGGCAAATTCGAAAACGAAACCATGCTTGATATTCTCAATCATTTTCAGCTGAAATTTAGTGGCTCTAGTAATCTTGTAGAGTTTATAATTTGCAATGGCAATAAAATGGTATTATCAGCTTCTATTATAAAAGCTAGTTACAGAGTAATATTCATGATGATGTGCTAAAGTGTGTCGAGTAATTTGAGTGATTATGACAGTAATATCTTACATAGGCTCTCAATGCCTTCGTGATCTATCATCTATTTATATCCATTATGTTTTGCCTGGTATTACctgaatacaatttttttgctaCAATTAGTTAATGTTTTACTTCAATCAACGTGGCAGGTCTTTATCACATAACAGTCTAACTGGTCCTGTACCTGAAGCCCTAGCAAAACTGACTGACCTTCAAAGTGTCGACTTATCCTTTAACAAATTAACTGGAGTCTTGCCAAAGCAGCTTGGAGATCTTGGCCATCTCTCTTTATTCAACATTTCACACAACCAGCTACAAGGCGAACTACCTTCTAGTGGTTTTTTTAATACCATTTCTCCTTATTCTGTGTCAGCAAACCCATCTCTATGTGGGGCTGCTGTCAATAGGTCATGTTCTACAGTCATGCCCAAGCCAATTGTTCTGAATCCCAACTCCACTGATTCTTCTCCCAACACTGTCCCTCAGAGTATTCGCCATGAGAAGAAAATCCTAAGCATCTCTGCCCTCATTGCTATTGGTGCAGCTGCTGTTATTTTTGTTGGTGTGATTGCCATTACTGTTCTCAATATTCGCGTTCGGTCAGCGGCACCTCGCTCTGCTGCTGCAGCCCTTACATTTTCTGGTGGAGATGATTTTAGCCATTCTCCATCCACGGATGCGAATTCTGGTAAGCTTGTCATGTTTTCTGGTGATCCCGACTTCAGCACAGGGGCACATGCTCTGCTTAACAAAGATTGTGAGCTTGGGCGAGGTGGTTTTGGAGCAGTGTACCGCACTGTTCTTGGGGATGGGCATCCAGTGGCCATTAAGAAGCTTACCGTCTCCAGTCTTGTTAAGTCTCAGGAAGATTTTGAGAGGGAGGTTAAGAAATTGGGAAAAGTCCGTCACCATAATCTGGTCACCCTTGAAGGTTATTATTGGACACCATCTTTACAgttacttatatatgaatttgTGGCTGGTGGGAATTTGTACAAGCATCTCCATGAAGGATCTGGTGGGTGTTTCCTCTCATGGAATGAACGGTTCAACATCATTATCGGGACAGGAAAAAGCTTGGCTCACTTGCACCAAATGAATGTAATCCACTACAACCTAAAGTCCAGCAATGTCCTAATTGATAGCTCAGGTGAGCCTAAAGTTGCAGATTATGGGTTAGCAAGACTATTACCCATGCTTGATCGATATGTCTTGAGTAGCAAAATTCAGAGTGCACTCGGTTACATGGCACCTGAATTTGCATGCAAAACTGTGAAGATAAACGAGAAGTGTGATGTGTATGGATTTGGAGTTCTTGTTCTGGAGGTAGTCACTGGAAAGAGGCCAGTTGAGTATATGGAAGACGACGTGGTAGTACTGTGTGACATGGTACGTGGAGCATTAGAAGAAGGCAGGGTAGAAGACTGTATAGATGCAAGGCTGCAAGGAAAGTTTCCAGCAGATGAGGTGATTCCTGTGATGAAGTTAGGATTAATCTGCACATCACAAGTTCCATCAAACCGGCCTGATATGGGAGAAGTAGTTAACATTTTGGAGCTAATTCGATATCCTTCAGAAGGCCAGGATGAACTTGTATGATGTTTCACTAGATAAACACAGATTGTAAGATAAACGTCTCATCCTGGCGAAGAAGAATTCAGTTCATTTATTCAGAGAAGTTGGAATTTGTTGTTGTAGAATATTTTGCTCTTAATTGCTATAAAAATCCATCCTTTGAATTACATCATTTGTTAATTGCTTCTCTATGCCACTTATTAATACTCTCTTCTATCTTCTTTGGGCTTGAGTCGTCTGTGGTTCTTAAAGTTGTCCGTGTATTTCTCTCCCATACATTAATTCAGACTTGTACCTATTGAATTTTAATGGGTCGTATATGACTTAGAGCCGCCTTCTTGGCATTTCCTTTAACAGTCTGATTCTGGTTTTTTCGTCAACCTGTTCCTGTTTATTGAAATGAATGCAAGATTGTATAGATTTccaagtttcaaatttttgaaagtgATGTTCCAGTAAGTGCATTTTAAGACAAAATGTTCAGACATGAGACAATCACTAATGCCTTAATTTTGTGCACGTCTGTCTGTAGGAATGTGACTTCTCAGGACAGCAAGACTACAATGTAATGCAAGGCTAGGAACTCATAGTTTTAAATAATTGTTGCAACTTTTATGCAGTCAACTTTACTTTTGCTTAGTTAATTGAATTAAAACTTTGATGTGACATCACCTTTAATAAAGGGACTACTccaatttttgaatttgtttattttattttattttataatatgctttaataaaaaatatttttctttgacgattctcttaaatttattttttatatgatatatttaatattataaaattaaagaatattttaatatattttacatatctttaatttaaaagtacataatttaaaagtctttttgtactctcttaaatttttttatcaaattaaaatctgACTAGCAAATTGAAAAGAAGGAAGTAACTTGTTGTTACTATTTCGCTATAATTATTGATATCCTGATCTAAGTAAAGATGTCATTTTAAACTACGTGTCCAATTAGTTGTGGACAAAACAGTCTTTTAGTACCCCTACGACACAcagtaaataattttattccaTTAAATAGAAAAAGTATATGGAAAATTACCTTAAACCCAAGTTatgtttagaaaaaataaatttaatacacCAATATTGGTTGTGATGTAGTAGTGAACTACTTcattcttaataaaatattttaagtttgaattctgaatataaaaaatatcatgttgAGAACGTCACTGCAAATGAATCCTCGAATCTtgaatacaaaagaaaatactATTAGCAGCATCATACCAAATAAATTCTGCGCAAGTTGAATTTAATTTGGATTATAATAAAAAACcaagaaaaacaataatttatttgaGAGGATAGTCagatatgttttagtttgtGAAGCACTTTACCAAACATGACAGAGTGAGGCTGAGGCAAATACATTGGCCAAGTCAAAAAGTGAATAGATAGTCTGAGGGCCTCAAAGATACTTAGCTCCCACTTCAAAGCAATCAATACAACCAactgattattattattattattattattataatatatagtactCCAACAGAGTTCAGACAAAAATAAAACTGagcaattttttatttaattaagggcAAATGAACCCTTCAATTTTGCGATTAAAGCATATCCATCATTAAATAGTGATGTATAATGTTGTTGGAGAGGGGGAATAAATTAATTGAGAATATGATGCTTtgtaattactttatttttttgatactaATTATGGCCTGTCTTTAGGTTCTAGTACCAACTATATTATCTATTTAAATGCAAAGTTTTGGTTTTtagtaattagtcatttttcaGTTGTTGAAACTCATTATGTTTTCTCTTTGGTGTTCTTCACATCTGTTTAGTAGTTGGAAGTATCTGTGCTTcaatacaataatattaatatttttttaatcaaatataaaagcAAGACCTAGCACATGTTTGTGTGTCTTTATCTTCAACCACTAGTGCAATCTCTATATTtaaagtttgtcatgccccAAATTAAATTAGGGGAGACAATTGACATttggtattttattttaatcaagCTAGTTGCTGCAACAAATCGAAAGAGAATAACGATAGCTGATAAGATTGTCATAATGAAATGCtgaaacaaaataatttgaatcaGTAAGATAATAATTCACTAAAAGAAAATTGTGAATTAGCTGGAAAATTTTATGAGGATTAATATGAAAATTCGTAGGAAACTTACTTTCCTACAAATTTCCATACTAATTCCCAAGAAAATTCTTATGTAATTCACAGTTTTCTTACCGTGATTATATCAATTAGACATAATGAAAGAATCGACAAAACCAACTTACTCGCAAGTCGACTACGTTGTAACTAAAAtcatatactccctccgtttaaaaaagaatgacctcctttcctttttagtctgtttaaaaaagaatgaccttttaaattttttgataacaACTTTCCATATAACATGTTTAatgccacaagattaaagggcaatcttgtacatttgacataactttaatttagaatcacatgatcaaaagtttctttattttttttaaacttcgtACCAAATTAAATTAGATCATTCTTTATTAAACTAAGAGAGTACTATATAATAAGCTAACAAGGCTacaaagataattaattttctgtAGGCTTTAGACTTTTCAACTCTGCACAACTATAATTAGATTAAATAGTGTTCATAAGAAATAACTCTAGAAGTGTTAACATGTTCAAATGATGAACGATcaaatttgttcttttttgtatcaaggaaaaagaaaaagaagaaagaagaggaTGGTTtggtaatataataatattaattaattatgtttgatTATGATGATCTTACAAAAAGTGTACTAAAGCCATGTGATTTAGACTTTAGATAACTAAAATGAGTTGTCTTGAAATTGTACATCTGGCATGCACAGCTCTCATGAATGGTGTTGGGCCCAAGATTAACCTAACCtcttttgtattattattaggatttttaattaaacatttttaataaGTTGTTTAATTGCTTCTATATTCCTATAAATTCATGAAGACTGACTAAAATTTGTACGAGTAAGAATTAGGGTTATCTTTTTAcggtcaatttttttgaaaggtACTTTTGGAACGAGTTTTGGAGCGAGTATTAGACTGGTGGGACgtattaaaagtattttaagaGGCAAATAAAAGACATGGATGTTAAGGATGAGTAAAGACTCTACATTGgtaattaagaaatatattgaTAGTCTCCTTATATGGATTTGAACAGTTCTCTCCTCATAAGCCAGCTTTTTGAGCTGGATTAGACTCAGGATTCCTCTTTACATGGTATCAGCGTCAGATTCATTCCATGGGCTTCTGCTCTACGCTCTAGCCAGAGTTAGGCGTGAATAGGAGTGTTAGAGTGGTAAAAGTCTCACTTTGGTTGGAAAATAGACTGATAATTTCCTTACATAGACTTGGTCAATCCTCGCCCCATAACCTAGTTTTTGAAATTGATATAGGCCCAAGATCATTTTTACCTAGATTTATAGGTCGTATGCCGTAAATTTCAAGCGTAAGCTTCAGTGACAAAAGCGTAAGTTTCAGCCTCTCGAGTATACAAAATGTATGCCTCGGgtgttaaatttgatttttgttatcttaaaaaatatttttactgtAAATCATGCTT
Proteins encoded in this window:
- the LOC107023271 gene encoding probable LRR receptor-like serine/threonine-protein kinase IRK, whose translation is MRKVFVIVFLFLLVEAVFVEALNPSLNDDVLGLIVFKSDIQDPYKKLKSWNEEDDTPCNWDGINCNSRSNRVTEVVLDGFGLSGRISRGLLRLQFLHRLSLAKNNLTGSISVSLAQLAYLKFLDLSENNLSGNIPGDYFQQCGPLRSISLANNKISGQIPESLSSCVTLASLNLSSNQFSGLVPSGIWSLNGLRSLDLSNNLLNGEIPVDIQGLSNLRALNLGRNKFMGEIPDEIGGCLLLRSIDLSENSLSGELPSTMQKLSLCSEFILRRNAFVGIVPEWIGEMKSLQILDLSENYFSGHIPTSIGELESLKVLKVSRNRISGSLPESLSSCVKLLELDVSHNSLAGTIPKTVGQLKSLNILDLSENLLYGIVPVEIGGAKSLMELSLDKNSLTGEIPSSIGYCSSLVSLSLSHNSLTGPVPEALAKLTDLQSVDLSFNKLTGVLPKQLGDLGHLSLFNISHNQLQGELPSSGFFNTISPYSVSANPSLCGAAVNRSCSTVMPKPIVLNPNSTDSSPNTVPQSIRHEKKILSISALIAIGAAAVIFVGVIAITVLNIRVRSAAPRSAAAALTFSGGDDFSHSPSTDANSGKLVMFSGDPDFSTGAHALLNKDCELGRGGFGAVYRTVLGDGHPVAIKKLTVSSLVKSQEDFEREVKKLGKVRHHNLVTLEGYYWTPSLQLLIYEFVAGGNLYKHLHEGSGGCFLSWNERFNIIIGTGKSLAHLHQMNVIHYNLKSSNVLIDSSGEPKVADYGLARLLPMLDRYVLSSKIQSALGYMAPEFACKTVKINEKCDVYGFGVLVLEVVTGKRPVEYMEDDVVVLCDMVRGALEEGRVEDCIDARLQGKFPADEVIPVMKLGLICTSQVPSNRPDMGEVVNILELIRYPSEGQDELV